A genomic stretch from Terriglobales bacterium includes:
- a CDS encoding tetratricopeptide repeat protein, whose amino-acid sequence MRTKLMLAALGAVVALAILPPAQAQMATVKGRCTDEQHQPIVNAIVEYASLDTGRKYNIKTNKSGDYYSIGLQSGKYKVTLYRNEEEQKAGRSLYFFNNVTVTLSGVEGVNTLDFDMAKERATSAPQMTEAQRKQLEETQKENVKIKNLNDLLAQARTALTSDPPNPEQAVSVMQQAVSVDPTKDLLWYTLGDAYLAGKHYAEAADAYQKAVAIKPSGAYYNNLGQALAGSRKVDEAVAAYESAAAADPIGAGQYYFNMGAVLTNAGRLDEALAAFDKCIAADPTNANAYFQKGSLLIGKGAMDKNNKFNAPPGTAEAFNKYLELAPEGPYAENAKQLLQYIGSEIQSSYKRSKTTKKN is encoded by the coding sequence ATGAGAACCAAACTGATGCTTGCAGCTCTGGGGGCGGTCGTGGCGCTGGCCATCTTGCCTCCCGCCCAGGCCCAGATGGCTACCGTCAAGGGCCGTTGCACCGACGAACAGCACCAGCCCATCGTGAACGCTATCGTCGAGTACGCCAGTCTGGATACCGGCCGCAAGTACAACATCAAGACCAACAAGAGCGGCGATTACTACTCGATCGGCCTGCAGAGCGGCAAATACAAGGTCACCTTGTACCGCAACGAAGAGGAGCAGAAGGCCGGGCGCAGCCTGTATTTCTTCAACAACGTCACCGTCACCCTTTCGGGCGTGGAAGGCGTCAATACTCTCGATTTTGACATGGCCAAGGAACGTGCCACTTCTGCTCCGCAGATGACTGAAGCGCAGCGCAAGCAGCTCGAGGAAACCCAGAAAGAGAACGTCAAGATCAAGAACCTGAACGACTTGCTGGCGCAGGCCCGCACCGCACTGACCAGCGACCCTCCGAATCCCGAACAGGCGGTCTCCGTCATGCAGCAGGCGGTGAGCGTAGACCCCACCAAGGACCTCCTGTGGTACACCCTGGGCGACGCCTACCTTGCCGGCAAGCACTATGCCGAAGCCGCTGACGCCTATCAGAAAGCCGTCGCCATCAAACCCTCTGGCGCCTACTACAACAACCTGGGACAGGCGCTGGCCGGCAGCCGCAAAGTGGATGAAGCGGTGGCGGCCTATGAGTCGGCGGCGGCGGCCGATCCCATCGGCGCCGGCCAATACTATTTCAATATGGGAGCGGTGCTGACCAACGCTGGCCGCCTGGATGAGGCGCTGGCGGCGTTCGATAAGTGCATCGCTGCCGACCCCACCAACGCCAATGCTTATTTCCAGAAGGGATCCCTTCTCATCGGCAAGGGCGCCATGGACAAGAACAACAAGTTCAACGCGCCTCCCGGCACCGCCGAGGCTTTCAACAAGTACCTGGAGTTGGCTCCTGAAGGACCCTACGCCGAGAATGCCAAGCAATTGCTGCAATACATCGGCTCCGAGATCCAGTCCTCCTACAAGCGCTCCAAGACCACCAAGAAGAACTGA